The Paenibacillus sp. RUD330 genome has a segment encoding these proteins:
- a CDS encoding ABC transporter permease → MVAEAFRYITENRERFWEAVQTHVTISLYALLIAAAICIPLGILCAKYSRLTAPVMGLFNSLRVIPSLAVLVILLPILGTGFTPALAALTLLACPPILINTYLGFRKVEPSVLEAASAMGMGAGRLLRRVELPLAAPLMISGLKTAAVEVVASATLAAFIGGGGLGTFIINGLGLYNFPMLLVGALPVAALAVLMELALSGLERYASRFQRI, encoded by the coding sequence ATGGTTGCGGAAGCATTTCGGTACATAACGGAAAACCGGGAGCGGTTCTGGGAAGCCGTGCAGACCCATGTGACGATCAGCCTGTACGCGCTTCTGATCGCTGCGGCCATCTGCATCCCTCTCGGAATCCTCTGCGCCAAATACAGCCGTCTGACCGCGCCCGTCATGGGCTTGTTCAACTCGCTGCGGGTCATTCCGAGCCTGGCCGTTCTCGTCATCCTGCTCCCGATCCTGGGCACAGGCTTCACGCCTGCGCTCGCCGCGCTTACGCTGCTGGCCTGTCCGCCCATCCTCATCAACACTTATCTCGGCTTCCGCAAGGTCGAGCCCTCTGTGCTGGAGGCGGCGTCCGCCATGGGCATGGGGGCGGGCAGGCTGCTGCGCCGGGTGGAACTGCCGCTGGCCGCTCCGCTGATGATCTCCGGGCTGAAGACAGCGGCCGTGGAAGTCGTCGCGAGCGCCACGCTCGCCGCGTTCATCGGAGGCGGCGGGCTCGGGACGTTCATCATCAACGGGCTCGGCTTGTACAACTTCCCGATGCTGCTGGTCGGGGCTTTGCCGGTCGCGGCGCTGGCTGTCCTCATGGAGCTGGCCTTGTCCGGGTTGGAGCGTTACGCATCGAGATTTCAACGAATATAG
- a CDS encoding glycine betaine ABC transporter substrate-binding protein: MKTNMQRNSLAKRAWIGAGIVLMGAVLSACGSSGSGKPEIAVGSKNFTESLVLGEMYSLALEHAGYKVDRKLNLGGTLVAHEALKKGDIDMYPEYTGTGLINVLQLPPKTDAQAVYDEVSKGYKEKFGLVWLKPTEANDSQGLVTTRKVADQYNLHKISDLPKLAPQLRMAAVPEFEEREDGLKGLNAFYGKMDFKSIKLFDYGVKYRVIMNGEADLTVGFTTDGDLTNPDLVLLEDDKKFWPPYFVAPVVRGEVLEKNPDVEKVLNDVSAKLDNKTVQALNAQVDIDKKEYADVAKDFLQKQGLLD; the protein is encoded by the coding sequence ATGAAGACGAACATGCAGAGGAACAGCTTGGCGAAGAGAGCTTGGATAGGAGCGGGCATCGTCCTGATGGGCGCGGTGCTGAGCGCCTGCGGCTCAAGCGGCAGCGGCAAGCCGGAGATCGCGGTCGGCTCCAAGAACTTTACGGAATCGCTCGTACTGGGCGAGATGTACTCGCTGGCGCTGGAGCATGCGGGCTACAAGGTAGACCGCAAGCTGAATCTCGGCGGCACGCTCGTCGCGCATGAAGCGCTCAAGAAGGGCGATATCGACATGTATCCGGAGTATACGGGAACGGGACTCATCAACGTGCTGCAGCTGCCTCCGAAGACGGACGCGCAAGCGGTGTACGACGAGGTATCCAAGGGATACAAGGAGAAGTTCGGCCTTGTCTGGCTGAAGCCGACGGAAGCCAACGACTCCCAGGGCCTGGTCACGACCAGGAAGGTCGCCGACCAGTACAACCTGCATAAGATCTCCGATCTGCCCAAGCTCGCACCGCAGCTGCGGATGGCTGCCGTTCCCGAGTTCGAGGAGCGGGAGGACGGCTTGAAGGGACTGAATGCCTTTTATGGCAAAATGGACTTCAAAAGCATCAAGCTGTTCGACTATGGCGTGAAGTACCGCGTCATCATGAACGGAGAAGCGGACTTGACGGTCGGCTTCACGACCGACGGAGACCTCACCAATCCCGATCTCGTGCTGCTTGAAGACGACAAGAAATTCTGGCCGCCGTACTTCGTCGCGCCGGTCGTGCGGGGCGAGGTTCTGGAGAAGAACCCCGATGTGGAGAAGGTGCTGAACGACGTCTCCGCGAAGCTGGACAACAAGACGGTGCAGGCGCTGAACGCGCAGGTGGACATCGACAAGAAGGAATATGCGGATGTGGCGAAGGACTTCCTGCAAAAGCAGGGACTGCTGGATTAA
- a CDS encoding ABC transporter ATP-binding protein codes for MNGLALKFEGVSKLYPGAAEPAVRDVSLAVEEGSFVTLLGTSGSGKTTLLKMVNRIIEPTSGSITLFGQDIRERPATELRRGIGYVIQQTGLFPHMTVEQNISTVPDILGWDKSRVSARVSELMELVQLPEDMRKRYPRQLSGGQQQRVGIARAMAGDPKVLLMDEPFGALDAITRSSLQDELLAIQRRLGRTVLFVTHDVSEAFKLGDRVVVMNGGRIEQAGTPLELLTRPATGFVRQLTGGDDLFQLLELLKAEDRMLPLSDGSLPPEPAPSVRRTDSLKSALELMLRHGASEAVVVDERGDAAGRLTLARLQPQPREGGADVGVFAETL; via the coding sequence ATGAACGGACTGGCGCTTAAATTCGAAGGGGTGAGCAAGCTGTACCCCGGGGCCGCCGAGCCGGCGGTCCGGGACGTCTCGCTTGCCGTGGAGGAAGGCTCGTTCGTCACGCTGCTCGGCACATCCGGCTCAGGCAAGACGACGCTGCTGAAAATGGTGAACCGCATCATCGAGCCGACCTCGGGCAGCATCACGCTGTTCGGGCAGGATATCCGGGAGCGTCCGGCGACGGAGCTCAGGCGCGGCATCGGTTATGTCATCCAGCAGACGGGCCTGTTCCCGCATATGACGGTGGAGCAGAACATCTCGACCGTGCCGGACATTCTCGGCTGGGACAAATCGCGCGTCTCCGCCCGCGTATCGGAGCTTATGGAGCTCGTCCAGCTGCCGGAGGACATGCGCAAGCGGTATCCGAGGCAGCTCTCCGGAGGCCAGCAGCAGCGCGTCGGCATCGCCCGGGCGATGGCCGGCGATCCCAAGGTGCTGCTCATGGACGAGCCGTTCGGAGCGCTCGACGCCATCACGCGCAGCTCGCTGCAGGATGAGCTGCTCGCCATCCAGCGGCGGCTCGGCCGCACCGTGCTGTTCGTCACGCATGACGTCAGCGAGGCGTTCAAGCTGGGCGACCGCGTCGTCGTCATGAACGGAGGCCGGATCGAGCAGGCGGGGACGCCGCTGGAGCTGCTGACCCGCCCGGCGACCGGCTTCGTGCGCCAGCTGACGGGAGGAGACGATCTGTTCCAGCTGCTGGAGCTGCTGAAGGCGGAGGATCGGATGCTTCCTCTCTCCGACGGATCGCTGCCGCCGGAGCCGGCACCGTCCGTCCGGCGCACCGACAGCTTGAAGTCGGCGCTGGAGCTGATGCTGAGGCATGGAGCATCCGAGGCGGTCGTGGTGGATGAGCGAGGGGATGCTGCGGGCCGGCTGACGCTTGCCCGGCTTCAGCCGCAGCCTCGGGAGGGGGGAGCCGATGTCGGAGTATTTGCGGAGACATTATGA
- a CDS encoding ABC transporter permease: protein MSEYLRRHYDDLLKGLWEHLLLSASALAIALLIALPAGYWLSRHGRIAVPVLAVLGIVYAIPSLGMFALLIPLLGLGKQPALAALVLYSQLVLIRNVISGFRSIEPAVRESAAGAGFGRWRLFTRIELPLALPVILGGVRIASLSIIGIATIAAWINAGGLGVILFEGLYQNSVPKMVWGTVLVALLAITVNQLLLALERRSIRRAAGEG, encoded by the coding sequence ATGTCGGAGTATTTGCGGAGACATTATGACGATCTGCTGAAAGGCCTCTGGGAGCATCTGCTCCTGTCGGCCTCGGCGCTGGCGATCGCGCTGCTGATCGCGCTGCCCGCAGGCTACTGGCTGTCCCGGCATGGCCGCATCGCCGTGCCGGTCTTGGCGGTGCTCGGGATCGTGTACGCCATCCCGAGCCTCGGCATGTTCGCGTTGCTGATTCCGCTGCTGGGGCTCGGCAAGCAGCCGGCGCTGGCCGCGCTTGTCCTGTACAGCCAGCTGGTGCTGATCCGCAACGTGATCTCGGGCTTCCGCTCCATCGAGCCGGCGGTTCGCGAGTCGGCGGCCGGCGCGGGCTTCGGCCGCTGGCGGCTGTTCACGCGGATCGAGCTGCCGCTCGCGCTGCCCGTCATTCTGGGCGGAGTGCGGATCGCCTCGCTGTCGATCATCGGCATCGCGACGATCGCCGCCTGGATCAATGCGGGCGGGCTCGGCGTCATCCTTTTCGAGGGACTGTACCAGAACTCCGTGCCCAAAATGGTATGGGGAACCGTGCTTGTCGCGCTGCTGGCGATCACGGTCAACCAGCTGCTGCTGGCTCTGGAGCGGAGATCGATCCGGCGGGCGGCCGGAGAAGGCTGA
- a CDS encoding NAD(P)/FAD-dependent oxidoreductase — MSTGTHEYDLVVVGSGTAGASAAHRCREAGWKVALVENRPLGGTCALRGCDPKKVLAGAAELVDWNRRMKGKGATGDVSISWPELMAFKNGFIEGVPESREKEFREAGIEVWKGTAKFAAEDIIEVGDAKLKGRHILLATGARPAPLGIEGGELLATSDDFLELEELPEEIVFIGGGYISFEFAHMAARAGAKVHILHRGKRPLSGFDPDLADRLVQATEAIGVDIHLEAAVQSVTREPGGGLTVHAQKDGKPVKLACGLAVHGAGRIANVEDLELRRGSVEGGGAGIKVHPWLQSVSNPRVYAAGDCADTEGPPLTPISSVESAAAARNMLQGSREEPDYRGVPTVVFTVPKLASVGLSEKQAQERGLNAAVNKLDASSWYTYKRTNEQAAMMKVILDADSGKVLGAHLLGSTADELVNHFAAAIRFGLTGKDISSVLFAYPSAASDLTYLVQGKE, encoded by the coding sequence ATGAGCACAGGGACGCATGAATACGATCTGGTCGTGGTCGGAAGCGGAACGGCTGGAGCTTCGGCTGCCCATCGCTGCCGGGAGGCGGGGTGGAAGGTCGCTCTCGTCGAGAACCGCCCTTTGGGAGGCACCTGCGCCCTGCGCGGCTGCGATCCCAAGAAGGTGCTGGCCGGGGCGGCGGAGCTGGTCGATTGGAACCGCCGGATGAAAGGCAAGGGAGCAACAGGCGATGTCTCCATCTCTTGGCCGGAGCTGATGGCTTTCAAGAACGGTTTTATTGAAGGCGTGCCGGAATCCAGGGAGAAGGAATTCCGCGAAGCGGGCATCGAGGTGTGGAAGGGTACGGCGAAGTTTGCGGCGGAGGACATCATCGAGGTCGGCGATGCCAAGCTGAAGGGCCGCCATATCCTTCTTGCAACGGGAGCGCGGCCTGCCCCGCTCGGAATCGAGGGCGGGGAGCTGCTCGCGACAAGCGACGATTTCCTGGAGCTGGAGGAGCTGCCCGAGGAGATCGTGTTCATCGGCGGCGGCTATATCTCGTTCGAGTTCGCCCATATGGCGGCCCGTGCGGGAGCGAAGGTCCATATCCTGCATCGGGGGAAAAGGCCGCTGAGCGGCTTCGATCCGGATCTGGCCGATCGCCTCGTCCAAGCGACGGAGGCGATCGGCGTCGATATCCATCTGGAAGCGGCGGTACAGTCGGTGACAAGGGAGCCGGGAGGCGGCCTGACGGTCCACGCCCAAAAGGACGGAAAGCCCGTCAAGCTCGCCTGCGGACTTGCCGTGCACGGAGCCGGCCGCATCGCCAACGTGGAGGATCTGGAGCTGCGCCGGGGTTCCGTGGAGGGAGGCGGCGCCGGAATCAAGGTCCACCCTTGGCTGCAGAGCGTCAGCAATCCGCGCGTCTACGCGGCCGGCGACTGCGCGGATACCGAAGGTCCTCCGCTGACCCCGATATCCTCGGTGGAGTCCGCCGCCGCGGCCCGCAACATGCTGCAGGGCAGCCGCGAGGAGCCGGACTACCGCGGGGTGCCGACCGTCGTCTTTACGGTGCCCAAGCTGGCGTCGGTGGGCCTCTCGGAGAAGCAGGCGCAGGAGCGGGGCTTGAACGCGGCCGTGAACAAGCTGGACGCGTCTTCATGGTACACGTACAAGCGGACCAACGAGCAAGCGGCGATGATGAAGGTCATCCTCGACGCGGATTCGGGCAAAGTGCTTGGCGCCCATCTGCTCGGAAGCACGGCGGACGAGCTGGTGAACCATTTCGCGGCCGCAATCCGTTTCGGCTTGACGGGCAAGGACATTTCCTCGGTCCTGTTCGCTTACCCGAGCGCGGCGTCGGATCTGACCTATCTCGTCCAAGGAAAAGAATGA
- a CDS encoding ABC transporter permease: MSVSLTAPEPALEAKPAALRRSRRGVFLRGAVLPALIVAVWQWLSSAGLISEQLFSSPWLILKQYAALARSGELPHHLRISLIRASLGFLLGGGAGLLLGLFVGMYRRFEEVVNPTVQMLRTVPLLAITPLFIMWFGFGELSKVLLISLGAFFPLYVNTFLGVRNVDAKLFDVARVLEFSRYRQMTRLVLPAALPNILLGIRLSLSIAWLCLVVAELLGADSGVGYMIQDARAFMATDVVFVGITIFALVGKLSDSLVQFLERRLLRWQDSYKG, encoded by the coding sequence ATGTCCGTATCCCTGACAGCTCCGGAGCCCGCCCTGGAAGCGAAGCCTGCGGCTCTCCGGCGCAGCCGCCGCGGCGTCTTCCTGCGGGGCGCCGTTCTTCCAGCCTTGATCGTCGCCGTCTGGCAATGGCTCAGCTCCGCCGGACTGATCTCGGAGCAGCTGTTCTCCTCGCCCTGGCTTATCCTCAAGCAGTATGCCGCGCTGGCCCGATCGGGCGAGCTGCCGCATCATCTGCGGATCAGCCTCATCCGGGCTTCGCTCGGCTTCCTGCTCGGCGGCGGCGCCGGCCTCCTGCTCGGCCTGTTCGTCGGCATGTACCGCCGCTTCGAGGAGGTCGTCAATCCGACCGTGCAGATGCTTCGCACCGTGCCGCTGCTGGCGATTACGCCGCTGTTCATCATGTGGTTCGGCTTTGGGGAGCTGTCCAAGGTGCTGCTCATTTCGCTAGGGGCTTTCTTTCCGCTCTACGTGAACACGTTCCTCGGCGTCCGCAATGTCGACGCCAAGCTGTTCGATGTGGCGCGGGTGCTGGAGTTCAGCCGCTATCGCCAGATGACCCGGCTCGTGCTGCCCGCGGCGCTGCCGAACATCCTGCTCGGCATCCGGCTCTCGCTCAGCATCGCCTGGCTCTGCCTCGTCGTCGCGGAGCTGCTCGGCGCCGACAGCGGAGTCGGTTATATGATCCAGGACGCGCGCGCCTTCATGGCGACGGATGTCGTGTTCGTCGGCATCACGATTTTCGCCCTTGTCGGGAAGCTGTCGGATTCCCTGGTCCAATTTCTCGAGAGGAGGCTGCTCCGCTGGCAGGACAGCTATAAAGGCTGA
- a CDS encoding ABC transporter ATP-binding protein, translating to MPPVVEIRGVSKTFRGGHADTHVLDRVNLTVRQGDFTTLIGPSGCGKSTLLKIVAGLDADYEGEVLLEGEAVRSPSQEKGVIFQEHRLFPWLTAEQNIAADLSLRNADVRRRTDELIALVKLGGFEKAYPRQLSGGMSQRVAIARALLRQPKALLLDEPFGALDAFTRAHLQEALLDIWQTRKTSMLLVTHDIDEAVFLSTRVVVMDTKPGRIKASVPIDLPYPRSRASRSFTELRTAVLGHLEHRQEQEAYSI from the coding sequence ATGCCACCTGTAGTGGAGATAAGAGGAGTCAGCAAAACGTTCCGGGGCGGCCATGCCGATACGCATGTGCTGGACCGCGTAAACCTGACCGTCCGGCAAGGAGACTTCACGACCTTGATCGGACCCAGCGGCTGCGGCAAGAGCACGCTGCTGAAGATCGTCGCCGGGTTGGATGCCGATTACGAGGGCGAAGTGCTGCTGGAAGGGGAGGCGGTCCGCAGCCCGTCCCAGGAGAAGGGAGTCATTTTCCAGGAGCATCGCCTCTTCCCCTGGCTGACGGCGGAGCAGAACATCGCGGCCGACCTGTCCCTCCGCAATGCCGATGTCCGCAGGCGGACCGACGAGCTGATCGCTCTCGTCAAGCTCGGCGGCTTCGAGAAAGCCTACCCCCGCCAGCTGTCGGGAGGCATGTCGCAGCGGGTCGCCATCGCGCGGGCTCTGCTGCGGCAGCCGAAGGCGCTGCTGCTCGACGAGCCCTTCGGCGCGCTGGACGCCTTCACGAGAGCTCATCTTCAGGAAGCCCTTCTGGATATTTGGCAGACCCGCAAAACCTCGATGCTGCTGGTCACGCATGATATCGACGAGGCCGTGTTCCTCTCGACCCGCGTCGTCGTCATGGACACGAAGCCCGGCCGCATCAAGGCTTCCGTACCGATCGACCTGCCCTATCCGCGCTCGCGCGCCAGCCGCTCCTTCACGGAGCTGCGGACGGCCGTGCTGGGCCATCTGGAGCATAGGCAGGAGCAGGAAGCCTACAGCATTTGA
- a CDS encoding TetR/AcrR family transcriptional regulator → MGIEKGSASRLLLMPGGIGYTNIAAGAKLSQGHVYNYFKSKDEILLAVIEQGQLGYGVVLRETISMPGSAEDKFRCLAERSLPSGGSPDMYLVLLQALFTDLLPADDKAVILERANGSLQLLVELIREGQEDGSVMPGDPMQLATLLGTLIQNLMLLDMRGYAPATKETIGLLLRMIRPAVPDAAAESWENEG, encoded by the coding sequence GTGGGAATTGAGAAGGGCTCAGCTTCCCGTCTTCTTCTCATGCCTGGAGGGATCGGTTACACTAACATCGCCGCCGGAGCGAAGCTAAGCCAGGGGCATGTCTATAATTACTTCAAGTCCAAGGACGAGATTCTGCTCGCCGTCATCGAACAGGGACAGCTCGGCTATGGCGTTGTCCTGCGGGAAACGATCTCCATGCCAGGCAGCGCGGAGGACAAATTCCGCTGCTTGGCGGAACGATCCTTGCCCAGCGGCGGAAGCCCGGACATGTATCTGGTGCTGCTGCAGGCATTGTTCACGGATCTGCTTCCGGCTGATGACAAAGCGGTCATTCTGGAAAGAGCCAACGGCAGCCTCCAGCTGCTGGTGGAGCTGATCCGCGAAGGACAGGAGGACGGCTCGGTCATGCCTGGCGATCCCATGCAGCTGGCCACTTTGCTCGGCACGCTGATCCAGAACCTGATGCTGCTGGATATGCGGGGATATGCGCCGGCGACCAAGGAGACGATCGGGCTGCTGCTGAGGATGATCCGCCCGGCGGTGCCGGATGCCGCTGCCGAAAGCTGGGAAAATGAGGGTTGA
- a CDS encoding TauD/TfdA family dioxygenase — MSQTIPSSRHYVPSREFRAGARELRRQQDGLAGERPYTLFTLKPLGPIIGAEIEGVNLAAPLEPDVKAELQRAFLEWKVLFFRDQPITGEQQLAFAREWGELEKHPFLPKGSADEITRFEKDATMTGNENVWHTDVTWRLEPALGSVLRLSEVPPLGGDTLWADMGAAYDNLPEEIKQRIDGLSAIHDFTPSFGRFMTPEVLAAKQEEFPAAEHPVVRTHPETGRKTLFVNAAFTVRIIGLAEEESERLLGFLFRQAHVPEYQVRFRWEPDSIALWDNRATQHYAASDYFPDRRVAERVSIAGDRPW; from the coding sequence ATGAGCCAGACCATTCCGTCTTCCCGCCATTATGTTCCGTCCCGCGAATTCCGTGCGGGAGCAAGAGAGCTTCGCCGGCAGCAGGATGGCTTGGCCGGAGAGCGGCCGTACACGCTGTTCACGCTGAAGCCGCTTGGCCCGATCATCGGAGCCGAGATCGAAGGCGTGAATCTGGCTGCACCGCTGGAGCCTGACGTCAAAGCCGAGCTCCAGCGCGCGTTTTTGGAGTGGAAGGTGCTGTTCTTCCGCGATCAGCCGATTACGGGCGAGCAGCAGCTGGCATTCGCCCGGGAATGGGGGGAGCTGGAGAAGCATCCCTTCCTGCCGAAGGGAAGCGCGGACGAGATTACCCGATTCGAGAAGGACGCCACGATGACCGGCAACGAAAATGTATGGCATACGGATGTGACCTGGCGGCTGGAGCCTGCTCTCGGCTCGGTCCTGCGCCTGTCGGAGGTGCCGCCGCTAGGGGGAGATACGCTCTGGGCGGACATGGGGGCTGCCTATGACAACCTGCCGGAGGAAATCAAGCAGAGGATCGACGGGCTGTCCGCGATCCATGACTTCACCCCTTCCTTCGGCAGGTTCATGACGCCCGAGGTGCTGGCCGCCAAGCAGGAGGAATTCCCCGCCGCCGAGCATCCTGTCGTCCGGACGCATCCGGAGACCGGACGCAAGACCCTGTTCGTCAACGCTGCGTTCACGGTCCGCATCATCGGGCTTGCCGAGGAGGAGAGCGAGCGTCTGCTGGGCTTCCTGTTCCGGCAGGCCCATGTTCCCGAGTATCAGGTCAGGTTCCGCTGGGAGCCGGATTCCATCGCGCTGTGGGACAACCGGGCGACGCAGCACTATGCGGCTTCCGATTACTTCCCTGACCGCAGGGTGGCGGAACGGGTGTCCATCGCGGGCGACCGGCCTTGGTGA
- a CDS encoding aliphatic sulfonate ABC transporter substrate-binding protein, giving the protein MKRNRTAGIAVAAAIVLGLALAGCGGGDSNTQASAGQGKAAAAEAPEQGGEPVKVHIALNGGLSPLIIAQEKGWLDEAFKSHHAEAAWSKFTSGPPLLESLVSGRVDLSWLGDGAAISGVANKLPFEVVGLISEGKNLNTILVPAGSPIASVQDLKGKTVGAAKGTTSHVYLIKVLQAAGLTQQDVKIINLQFDDGQAAFEAGKLDAWVTIDPYVTLNVQQKKASVLDAKAEIYAPVSMIAHTEFAKKHPDLVVEFLKQYDKAVKWQNDNLDEAAGLYAAQTKIPAGIIKQVLSRSAAKLSAYTPESLQAQEESAGILLQNQFLKQKADFKSAVNDSFVIEALK; this is encoded by the coding sequence ATGAAGAGAAACCGTACAGCCGGCATCGCGGTCGCCGCGGCGATCGTGCTGGGCCTGGCTCTCGCGGGATGCGGCGGCGGCGATTCGAATACGCAGGCTTCCGCCGGACAAGGGAAAGCGGCAGCGGCTGAAGCCCCCGAGCAGGGCGGCGAGCCGGTCAAGGTCCATATCGCCCTCAACGGAGGACTCAGTCCGCTTATCATCGCCCAGGAGAAGGGATGGCTGGACGAAGCTTTCAAGTCCCATCATGCGGAGGCGGCCTGGAGCAAGTTCACCAGCGGTCCGCCGCTGCTGGAATCGCTGGTCTCCGGGCGGGTGGATCTCAGCTGGCTCGGCGATGGAGCCGCCATATCGGGGGTCGCCAACAAGCTTCCTTTCGAGGTGGTCGGACTGATCAGCGAAGGGAAAAACCTGAACACCATTCTCGTCCCGGCGGGCAGTCCGATCGCCTCCGTCCAGGATCTGAAGGGGAAGACGGTCGGCGCCGCCAAAGGGACGACCTCTCATGTGTATCTCATCAAGGTGCTGCAGGCAGCCGGCTTGACCCAGCAGGATGTCAAGATCATCAATCTTCAGTTTGACGATGGGCAGGCGGCCTTCGAGGCCGGCAAGCTGGACGCCTGGGTGACGATCGATCCTTATGTGACCCTGAACGTGCAGCAGAAAAAAGCGAGCGTGCTGGATGCGAAAGCAGAGATTTACGCCCCGGTGTCCATGATCGCGCATACGGAATTCGCGAAGAAGCATCCCGATCTGGTCGTGGAGTTCCTGAAGCAGTACGACAAGGCGGTCAAATGGCAGAATGACAACCTCGACGAGGCTGCCGGGCTGTATGCCGCACAGACGAAGATTCCGGCCGGCATCATCAAGCAGGTGCTCTCGCGCAGCGCGGCCAAGCTGTCCGCCTATACGCCGGAGTCGCTTCAGGCTCAGGAAGAGTCGGCGGGAATCCTGCTGCAGAACCAGTTCTTGAAGCAGAAGGCGGACTTCAAGTCTGCCGTCAATGACTCTTTCGTCATCGAGGCGCTCAAATAA
- a CDS encoding TauD/TfdA family dioxygenase produces MSEAVQNEEVQLEIVPAAGRIGAEVRGIRLSGGLQGDELKAVEEALLSYKVLFFRGQSHLDDAGQEAFAKLLGGLYAHPTVPVKNGTNAVLELDSEHGGRANSWHTDVTFVDAYPKASVLRAVVVPPAGGDTVWANTAAAYNDLTPELQELANSLRAIHSNAYDYAAVRRDVTAEQIRRHREVFASTVYETEHPVVRVHPETGERHLLLGHFVKRIAGFKTADSDRLLAILQEHVTRLENTVRWRWAPGDVAIWDNRATQHYAVNDYGSQHRVVRRVTVAGDVPVGLDGRRSRVLQPAPLEDEREKVS; encoded by the coding sequence ATGAGCGAAGCCGTTCAAAACGAAGAGGTTCAGCTGGAGATAGTGCCGGCGGCAGGAAGGATCGGAGCGGAGGTCAGAGGCATCAGGCTGTCCGGAGGCCTGCAAGGAGATGAGCTGAAAGCCGTCGAGGAAGCCCTGCTCTCCTACAAGGTGCTGTTCTTCCGCGGGCAGAGCCACCTGGACGATGCGGGCCAGGAGGCGTTCGCGAAGCTTCTGGGCGGCTTGTACGCCCACCCGACCGTACCGGTCAAAAACGGCACGAATGCGGTCCTTGAGCTGGATTCCGAGCATGGCGGCCGCGCCAACTCCTGGCATACCGACGTGACCTTCGTGGATGCCTATCCCAAGGCATCCGTCCTGAGGGCGGTTGTCGTGCCTCCTGCCGGAGGAGATACGGTATGGGCCAATACGGCGGCGGCCTACAACGATCTGACGCCGGAGCTGCAGGAGCTGGCCAACAGCCTGCGGGCGATCCACAGCAATGCCTACGATTATGCGGCTGTGCGCCGGGATGTGACGGCCGAGCAGATACGCCGGCATCGCGAGGTGTTCGCCTCGACGGTCTATGAAACCGAGCATCCGGTCGTCCGGGTTCATCCGGAGACTGGCGAGCGCCATCTGCTGCTGGGCCACTTCGTGAAGCGGATCGCAGGGTTCAAAACGGCGGATTCCGACCGGCTCCTTGCCATTCTGCAGGAGCATGTGACGAGGCTGGAAAATACGGTGCGCTGGCGCTGGGCTCCCGGAGACGTCGCCATCTGGGATAACCGCGCCACCCAGCATTACGCCGTCAACGATTACGGCAGCCAGCATCGCGTCGTCAGGCGGGTGACCGTAGCGGGCGACGTTCCGGTCGGCCTTGACGGCCGCCGCAGCCGCGTCCTTCAGCCTGCGCCGCTGGAGGATGAGCGGGAAAAGGTATCCTGA
- a CDS encoding cysteine hydrolase family protein, which translates to MSMDTALLVIDVQNGMFEEPEPMHDGPGLLQRIQGLIEKAKAGNAPVIYVQHNEDEGYPLAAGSHGWGIHPRIAPTAGEPTIQKHVPDAFQNTDLQEVLTRLGVGRLVIAGLQTDMCIAATAKGAHDRGYEVAVVKDGHSTWDQGGESAIQIIGRYNDEFRSFAGNPEASEVDFRSA; encoded by the coding sequence ATGAGTATGGATACAGCCCTGCTGGTCATCGATGTCCAAAACGGCATGTTCGAGGAGCCTGAACCGATGCATGACGGACCCGGCTTGCTTCAGCGCATTCAAGGCCTCATCGAGAAAGCCAAAGCCGGTAATGCGCCCGTCATCTATGTCCAGCATAATGAAGACGAAGGCTATCCTTTGGCGGCCGGCAGCCACGGATGGGGCATCCACCCTCGGATCGCGCCGACAGCCGGGGAGCCGACGATCCAGAAGCATGTCCCCGACGCTTTCCAGAACACGGACCTGCAGGAGGTGCTCACGCGGCTTGGAGTCGGTCGACTGGTCATCGCCGGCCTCCAGACCGACATGTGCATTGCGGCCACGGCCAAGGGAGCCCATGACCGCGGCTATGAGGTGGCCGTCGTGAAGGACGGGCACAGCACCTGGGACCAGGGCGGAGAGAGCGCAATCCAGATCATCGGCCGCTACAACGATGAGTTTCGCTCGTTCGCGGGCAATCCCGAAGCCTCCGAGGTCGATTTCCGCTCCGCATAG